The following proteins are co-located in the Candidatus Accumulibacter cognatus genome:
- a CDS encoding SDR family oxidoreductase — protein sequence MDALLLTHACQYVGPGAVPVLLREQHRLVCHDTGFVDPDVARNFEIAHAGAVALRGQTPDAITEELRERGLTIDAVVSNDVFPNTPLPIEDVSLETLRQSVEALLIFPYRLTQLLLPPMKLAHRGTFVFITSARYLQPEAGFSVATSVRAGTTAFALALAKEAAPFGIQVNVVAPNYLYSEAYYPRARFIDDPAGRREIASKVPMGRLGEPQEIGELIAFLASGRSPFATGQVVNFTGGWP from the coding sequence ATGGATGCCTTGCTGCTGACCCATGCATGCCAATATGTTGGTCCCGGAGCGGTTCCAGTATTACTCCGAGAGCAACACCGGCTGGTTTGTCACGATACCGGCTTTGTCGACCCGGACGTCGCCCGGAATTTTGAAATCGCGCATGCGGGCGCCGTGGCGCTACGCGGGCAAACGCCTGATGCCATTACCGAAGAGTTGAGAGAACGCGGGCTCACGATCGATGCAGTGGTTTCCAACGATGTCTTTCCCAATACGCCGTTGCCAATAGAAGATGTCTCGCTCGAAACCCTGCGCCAGAGTGTGGAGGCCCTGCTGATCTTTCCGTATCGTCTGACGCAACTGCTGTTGCCTCCGATGAAGCTGGCGCATCGCGGCACCTTCGTGTTCATCACTTCCGCGCGTTATCTGCAGCCCGAAGCAGGGTTTTCCGTAGCCACATCGGTGCGTGCCGGGACAACGGCCTTCGCCTTGGCGCTGGCGAAAGAGGCGGCGCCTTTCGGCATACAGGTGAATGTCGTGGCACCGAACTACCTATACAGCGAAGCCTATTACCCACGTGCGCGATTCATCGACGACCCTGCGGGACGCCGGGAAATCGCGAGCAAAGTTCCCATGGGGCGTCTCGGCGAGCCGCAGGAAATCGGGGAATTGATCGCATTCCTGGCATCTGGGCGTTCCCCATTTGCCACCGGACAGGTTGTCAATTTCACCGGCGGATGGCCATAG
- a CDS encoding TetR/AcrR family transcriptional regulator produces MTSRSDLKEASLRRILTAGASRLRTEGLSGAAIAPVMQDAGLTHGAFYAHFNNKDELAAAAFRFALLDNRPRWMGQARQESWPSRLLRLGKRYLATAHRDDLADSCALAALASDAARSNPGFKKVYEEELRKSLRALCIPPDEGSPIDPARLDDAMAFMALCVGGISLARAVDDPVFSGQILTVCRQAIQRMATPDHESPGNVEVPDHGKN; encoded by the coding sequence ATGACCAGTCGCTCTGATCTCAAAGAAGCTTCACTGCGGCGCATTTTGACGGCGGGGGCATCCCGCCTGCGGACTGAAGGACTTTCCGGTGCCGCCATCGCCCCGGTGATGCAGGATGCGGGGCTGACGCACGGCGCGTTTTACGCACATTTCAACAACAAGGACGAGCTGGCGGCGGCCGCCTTTCGGTTTGCCTTGCTGGACAACCGTCCGCGCTGGATGGGGCAGGCCCGTCAAGAGTCCTGGCCGAGTCGGCTGCTGCGGCTGGGGAAACGCTATCTGGCGACGGCGCATCGCGACGACCTGGCCGACAGTTGTGCGCTAGCCGCGCTGGCGTCGGATGCGGCGAGAAGCAATCCCGGTTTCAAAAAGGTCTACGAGGAAGAGTTGCGCAAATCGTTGCGCGCCCTCTGCATTCCTCCTGACGAAGGCAGCCCGATCGATCCGGCACGCCTGGACGATGCGATGGCCTTCATGGCGTTGTGTGTCGGCGGCATTTCGCTGGCCCGCGCGGTGGACGACCCGGTTTTTTCCGGACAAATCCTCACCGTTTGCCGGCAGGCGATCCAGCGTATGGCCACCCCGGACCATGAATCGCCAGGCAACGTGGAGGTGCCCGATCATGGAAAAAACTGA
- a CDS encoding VWA domain-containing protein, translated as MNPKISIPPGAQSGVQRWRLVLGREAESTCGTPLGAAAEMDKALSALYDPEGPDGMRSKERRGGRGGSAPSVARWLGDIRKYFPASVVQVMQHDALERLNLREMLLQPEMLCNVQADVHLVANLIALSRVIPAGTKETARMVVRKVVDELMKRLDEPLRAAISGALDRSQRNRRPRHSEIDWNRTIRSNLKHWQAEFHTIVPETLLGYGRKARRPQREVVLCIDQSGSMAASVVYSSIFGAVMATLPAVATRLVVFDTAVVDLSEQLDDPVELLFGVQLGGGTDINGAVAYCQSIIREPRNTILVLISDLYEGGVEAMLLRRAAELVDSGVQFITLLALSDEGAPAYDRDLAGKLAALGVPSFACTPDAFPGLMAAAIRRDDVATWAAGQGLVTSRAAR; from the coding sequence ATGAACCCAAAAATTTCCATTCCGCCGGGCGCACAAAGCGGCGTGCAACGCTGGCGGCTGGTGCTCGGCCGCGAGGCTGAATCGACTTGCGGTACCCCGCTTGGCGCGGCGGCCGAAATGGACAAGGCGCTGTCGGCGCTTTATGACCCCGAGGGTCCTGACGGCATGCGCTCCAAAGAACGGCGTGGCGGACGTGGCGGCTCGGCGCCGAGCGTGGCGCGCTGGCTGGGGGACATCCGCAAGTATTTCCCGGCCTCGGTGGTGCAAGTCATGCAGCACGATGCGCTCGAGCGCTTGAACCTGCGCGAGATGTTGTTGCAGCCAGAGATGTTGTGCAATGTTCAAGCCGATGTGCATCTGGTTGCCAACCTCATCGCCTTGTCACGGGTGATTCCCGCCGGCACGAAAGAAACGGCACGAATGGTGGTGCGCAAGGTGGTGGATGAACTGATGAAGCGCCTGGATGAGCCCTTGCGCGCAGCGATCAGCGGCGCGCTCGACCGCAGCCAGCGCAATCGCCGGCCGCGCCACAGCGAGATCGACTGGAATCGAACCATACGGAGCAACCTGAAACACTGGCAGGCCGAGTTCCATACCATCGTGCCGGAAACGCTGCTCGGCTATGGCCGAAAGGCTCGTCGGCCACAACGCGAGGTCGTGCTGTGCATCGACCAAAGCGGCTCGATGGCAGCCTCGGTGGTATATTCCAGCATCTTCGGTGCAGTGATGGCCACCTTACCGGCAGTCGCGACCAGGCTGGTGGTATTCGACACCGCGGTGGTTGACCTGAGCGAACAGCTCGACGATCCCGTGGAACTGTTATTTGGTGTGCAACTGGGTGGCGGCACCGACATCAACGGTGCGGTTGCCTATTGCCAATCCATCATCCGTGAGCCACGCAACACGATTCTGGTCCTCATTTCCGACCTGTATGAAGGCGGTGTCGAGGCGATGCTGCTGCGCCGCGCAGCAGAACTCGTGGACAGCGGCGTGCAGTTCATCACCTTGCTGGCCCTGAGCGACGAGGGTGCGCCTGCCTATGATCGAGACCTCGCCGGAAAACTCGCCGCCCTGGGTGTGCCCTCGTTTGCCTGTACCCCGGATGCCTTTCCCGGCCTGATGGCCGCTGCGATACGACGTGACGATGTCGCTACCTGGGCAGCAGGCCAGGGTTTGGTGACGAGCCGGGCGGCTCGATAA
- a CDS encoding response regulator, translating to MSSRRVIDWLVPPRADARVAARARIVARSLLTISAVVSLLLVAFFAVRSRPSTLELTLFAVAIMTPVGAAVALRFVSRPTEVLLLTNLLGSAYVAVWAFATGGVLSAAVPWLIALLATLGTFGRARLLLAAFAIDILLLVALYWATVRELLPPNLVPAEEAALLAFIGQLSSLVVVAMAARIVLRARVAASASIQRGEQRLHRIVNGMPAAIAHIDYTESTPHYSFVNRRYAERFGRTDEAVGGMGVPELLGDEAYRRIEPHLQQVRRGEAAEYDLALPMPDGSTRYDRSYLLPDRAEDGSVQGAYIFAIDDSERKRALLALELSQTRLAEAQAMAQVGNWEFDLQTERLEWSDEVYHICGHRPRSFAPFFTAHYMAATHVDDRPRLAAALEQILATSAPQQLEHRIQRPDGVERTVEVRAEVLRTDSAGRIVKLVGIIQDVSERKLIEQQLIAAKEAAESASRAKSVFLANMSHEIRTPMNGVIGMADLLLQEPLAERARHYARTIQRSGRALLGVLDDILDLSKIEAGRLDLESASFNLQVMLRELQDLFGEAARLKNVTLRVTVAADLPRWVTGDVVRLRQVLLNLVSNAVKFTTHGTIDVDACRESDGALRFSVRDTGIGIAADKQTQIFEAFAQAEQGTTRRFGGTGLGLSIARELVRLMGGEIGLQSSPGEGSCFWFQVRLPEATAPAEARRRAVAGSFAGRRVLIAEDDPVNAEVTRATLEHYGIDVVLVPDGEQAVTEQARQPFDLVLMDCQMLQMDGLEATRLIREAEKLRGTQRTPVVALTAHAMAGYRDECLQAGMDDYLVKPFKAEALRQMLGRWLNDQP from the coding sequence GTGAGCAGCCGGCGCGTCATCGACTGGTTGGTGCCGCCGCGAGCCGACGCCCGCGTCGCGGCACGGGCGCGGATTGTTGCCCGCTCTCTGCTGACCATCTCGGCCGTGGTGTCGCTGCTGCTCGTCGCCTTCTTCGCCGTGCGCAGCCGGCCGAGCACGCTCGAACTGACGCTCTTTGCGGTTGCGATCATGACGCCGGTCGGCGCTGCGGTTGCCCTCCGCTTCGTGTCGCGTCCGACCGAAGTCCTCCTGCTCACCAACCTGCTCGGCAGCGCGTATGTCGCCGTCTGGGCCTTTGCCACCGGCGGCGTCCTGTCGGCGGCGGTACCCTGGCTGATCGCGCTGCTGGCGACGCTTGGCACCTTCGGCCGGGCGCGCTTGCTGCTGGCTGCCTTCGCCATCGACATCCTGTTGCTCGTCGCGCTGTACTGGGCGACGGTGCGCGAACTGCTGCCGCCGAACCTGGTCCCCGCCGAGGAAGCCGCCCTGCTCGCGTTCATCGGCCAGCTCTCATCGCTGGTCGTCGTCGCCATGGCGGCGCGGATCGTCCTGCGCGCGCGGGTGGCCGCCAGCGCCAGCATACAGCGTGGTGAGCAGCGCCTGCATCGCATCGTCAATGGCATGCCGGCGGCGATTGCCCACATCGATTACACCGAGAGCACGCCGCACTATTCTTTCGTGAACCGGCGCTACGCGGAGCGTTTCGGGCGCACGGACGAGGCCGTCGGCGGCATGGGCGTTCCGGAGCTGCTTGGTGACGAGGCCTATCGCCGGATCGAGCCCCATCTGCAGCAGGTACGGCGGGGAGAGGCCGCCGAATACGACCTGGCACTGCCGATGCCCGACGGAAGTACCCGCTATGACCGCTCGTACCTGTTGCCCGACCGGGCAGAGGACGGCTCGGTACAGGGTGCCTACATCTTCGCCATCGACGATAGCGAACGCAAGCGGGCATTGCTTGCCTTAGAGTTGAGCCAGACGAGACTGGCGGAGGCGCAGGCGATGGCGCAGGTTGGCAACTGGGAATTCGACCTGCAGACTGAGCGCCTTGAGTGGAGCGACGAGGTCTATCACATCTGCGGCCACCGGCCGCGCAGCTTCGCCCCGTTCTTTACTGCCCACTACATGGCCGCGACGCACGTGGACGACCGGCCGAGGCTGGCCGCGGCTCTGGAACAGATCCTGGCAACCTCGGCTCCGCAGCAGCTCGAGCACCGCATTCAGCGTCCGGACGGGGTCGAGCGGACGGTAGAGGTGCGAGCCGAGGTCCTGCGCACGGATTCTGCTGGCCGTATCGTGAAGCTGGTTGGCATCATCCAGGACGTCAGCGAGCGTAAACTGATCGAGCAGCAACTCATCGCCGCCAAGGAGGCTGCCGAGTCGGCAAGCCGGGCCAAGTCGGTGTTTCTGGCCAACATGAGTCACGAGATCCGGACGCCGATGAACGGCGTCATCGGCATGGCCGACCTGCTGCTGCAAGAACCCCTGGCGGAGCGGGCGCGGCACTATGCGCGGACGATCCAGCGTTCGGGTCGGGCACTGCTCGGCGTGCTCGACGATATTCTTGACCTCTCGAAGATCGAGGCGGGGAGGCTGGATCTGGAATCTGCGAGCTTTAATCTGCAGGTGATGCTGCGCGAGCTGCAGGATCTCTTCGGCGAGGCGGCGCGGCTCAAGAACGTGACCCTACGGGTGACGGTGGCGGCGGATCTACCGCGTTGGGTGACTGGCGACGTCGTCCGGCTGCGCCAGGTGCTGTTGAACCTGGTGTCGAACGCGGTGAAGTTCACTACACACGGGACGATCGACGTCGACGCCTGTCGTGAGTCTGATGGCGCTCTGCGTTTCTCCGTCCGCGACACCGGCATCGGCATCGCGGCGGACAAGCAGACACAGATCTTCGAAGCGTTCGCGCAGGCCGAGCAGGGGACGACCAGACGCTTCGGTGGTACCGGGCTCGGGCTGTCGATCGCTCGTGAGCTGGTACGCCTGATGGGCGGCGAGATCGGGCTGCAGAGTTCACCGGGTGAGGGTTCATGCTTCTGGTTCCAAGTCCGCCTCCCCGAGGCAACGGCGCCTGCGGAGGCGAGACGCCGTGCCGTCGCCGGGTCTTTCGCTGGTCGCCGTGTTCTGATCGCCGAAGATGACCCGGTCAACGCCGAGGTGACGCGGGCAACGCTGGAGCACTACGGAATCGATGTCGTGCTGGTGCCCGACGGTGAGCAGGCTGTGACCGAGCAGGCACGCCAACCCTTCGACCTGGTGCTGATGGACTGCCAGATGCTGCAAATGGACGGCTTAGAGGCGACACGCCTGATTCGCGAGGCGGAGAAGCTACGCGGGACGCAGCGGACGCCGGTGGTTGCGCTGACCGCACACGCCATGGCGGGCTATCGCGACGAGTGCCTGCAGGCGGGAATGGACGACTACCTGGTGAAGCCGTTCAAGGCGGAGGCGCTACGGCAGATGCTCGGGCGGTGGCTCAACGATCAGCCATGA
- a CDS encoding SWIM zinc finger family protein produces MPARWPVLGANDVAVWGACQGSGSKPYQTQVDITGATPVFRCSCPSRKFPCKHALALLLLRARQEELFTQTDAPAWVSEWLSTRAGKERKKEEKQRAEATTPVDPEIAGQRDLKRQAQRWSRIEGAATELQAWLYDQIGRGLGAIGDEQLGGWHTMAARMVDAQAAGLASRVREAAHGIRRGTDWPERLLHRLGLLYLLCAAIRRRADLSPEMQAELRTIAGWPYDKSEVLSTGKRLADQWTVLGQIREENEDHLTERRVWLHGRNSGRRALLLEHAFAGKGFEQSWLNGSTVEATLAYFPGTSMLRALVAEVTASVQTRWPDSTSSAEWRTVAERVASSPWVRLHPMVLPAAVPLRAGDQTFLMVEGQTVALHLGDADTWRLLAYSGGHPLVMMGEWDGLALRPLSAWGIDGLWQRSPE; encoded by the coding sequence ATGCCGGCCCGGTGGCCGGTCCTGGGTGCGAACGATGTCGCCGTATGGGGGGCATGTCAAGGCAGCGGATCAAAACCGTACCAGACACAAGTCGACATCACCGGCGCCACCCCGGTATTTCGTTGTAGCTGTCCCAGCCGCAAGTTTCCCTGCAAGCATGCTCTGGCGCTGCTGTTGCTGCGTGCCAGACAGGAGGAACTATTCACCCAGACCGACGCCCCGGCCTGGGTCAGCGAATGGCTGAGCACCCGCGCCGGGAAGGAACGGAAGAAGGAGGAAAAGCAGCGCGCAGAGGCAACCACTCCTGTCGATCCCGAAATCGCCGGGCAGCGCGATCTGAAACGCCAGGCTCAGCGCTGGAGCCGCATCGAAGGTGCGGCGACCGAGCTGCAGGCATGGCTGTACGACCAGATTGGCCGCGGGCTGGGCGCCATCGGCGATGAGCAGCTCGGTGGATGGCATACCATGGCCGCGCGCATGGTGGATGCGCAGGCTGCCGGACTGGCGTCGAGAGTGCGGGAGGCAGCGCATGGCATCCGCCGGGGCACAGACTGGCCTGAGCGGCTGTTGCATCGCCTCGGCCTGTTGTATTTGTTGTGCGCCGCCATTCGGCGCCGTGCAGACTTATCCCCGGAGATGCAGGCCGAACTTCGCACCATCGCGGGGTGGCCGTATGACAAATCCGAGGTCCTGAGCACAGGAAAACGTCTGGCCGACCAGTGGACCGTATTGGGACAAATCAGGGAAGAAAACGAAGACCACCTGACGGAACGGCGGGTGTGGTTGCATGGCAGAAACAGTGGCCGACGCGCCTTGCTGCTGGAGCATGCCTTTGCCGGCAAGGGATTCGAGCAGTCCTGGCTGAACGGCTCCACTGTCGAAGCAACCCTGGCCTATTTTCCTGGTACCAGCATGCTACGAGCACTGGTTGCCGAGGTGACGGCAAGCGTACAGACCCGATGGCCGGATTCGACCTCGAGCGCCGAGTGGCGGACGGTGGCCGAACGTGTCGCAAGCAGCCCCTGGGTTCGTTTGCACCCGATGGTTTTGCCCGCGGCTGTCCCTCTGCGAGCCGGTGACCAGACTTTTCTGATGGTCGAAGGTCAAACCGTGGCGCTGCATCTGGGCGATGCCGACACCTGGAGATTGCTGGCCTACAGTGGCGGTCATCCGCTCGTGATGATGGGCGAATGGGATGGACTGGCGCTGCGGCCGCTCAGTGCATGGGGTATCGATGGGCTGTGGCAAAGGAGTCCGGAGTGA
- a CDS encoding penicillin-binding protein: MQQRSGLRSRLGELEQSLTRIAPGLSSRLADTLDALRHPTRRGLFRTLAAVPALFLLYVLILIPFTPSISSIRKASSEQPAQILSADGRKLTEFKQSNRQWVALSGISPHVIDALIATEDHRFYAHFGLDWRRTAAAAINNFRGDRQGGSTLTQQLARNLYPEEIGRAPTLTRKIKEAITALKIEAVHSKDEILETYLNSVPFLYNAYGIEMAARTYFDTSADQLDVLQSATLVGMLKGNSYYNPVLNPERSLQRRNTVLKQMLKRGKLTATQLDSLSKQPLRIDFERQTEPPGPAPHFARQLRKWLIAWADRNDYSIYGDGLVVRTSIDSRLQAAASQAVTRQGNSLQNIANAAWGKRSAWSTDSSLVQTFIRESPEYATAMAKGRTPAQAMQELQADKDFMRALQRQKTRIQIGFLAIDPRNGQVKAWVGSRDFEEEAFDHVQQARRQPGSTFKPFVYGEAYRQGASPNDRLIDQAVEIDVGGGEVWRPADGTPPSGEAMTLSDGLAYSKNTITAQLIQQVGPAKVARLARQMGVRQSKLEAVPSLALGTSPVTLKEMVAAYGTIANGGGYLEPLLVSRIEDRDGRVIEEFSPQEPELALGRDVAYTLLDNLRGVINRGTGRDIRSRHGIRADVAGKTGTTQDNADGWFILMHRQLVAGAWVGFNDNRITLRSDYWGQGAHSALPVVGDFFRNALRARLIDPRARFVAPEDTGLWTRVSAWFRSLLSPDPVAEPKPPPTVKPARKQLPREEPATPAPVVSPPQTQGDPLQEKIDQILKESNEAERLPTDPSPAAQAEDSR, translated from the coding sequence ATCCAGCAGAGGTCCGGTCTTCGCTCCCGGCTCGGCGAACTGGAACAGTCGCTGACCCGGATTGCCCCGGGCCTTTCCTCCCGCCTCGCCGACACGCTCGACGCCCTCCGCCATCCCACCCGGCGCGGGTTGTTCCGGACGCTGGCGGCAGTGCCTGCCCTGTTCCTGCTCTATGTGCTGATCCTGATTCCCTTCACGCCAAGCATCAGCAGCATCCGCAAGGCGTCCTCGGAACAACCGGCCCAGATCCTCTCGGCGGACGGCAGGAAACTCACCGAGTTCAAGCAATCCAACCGGCAATGGGTCGCACTCTCCGGGATTTCGCCCCATGTCATCGACGCCCTGATCGCCACGGAAGATCACCGCTTTTACGCGCATTTCGGTCTCGACTGGCGACGCACCGCCGCCGCCGCGATCAACAACTTTAGGGGCGATCGCCAGGGGGGTTCGACCCTCACCCAGCAACTTGCCCGCAACCTTTACCCGGAGGAGATCGGCCGGGCCCCGACGCTGACGCGCAAGATCAAGGAGGCGATCACGGCATTGAAGATCGAGGCCGTCCACAGCAAGGACGAAATCCTCGAGACCTACCTCAACAGCGTGCCCTTCCTCTACAACGCCTACGGCATCGAGATGGCGGCGCGCACCTATTTCGATACCTCGGCCGACCAGCTCGACGTACTGCAAAGCGCGACGCTGGTCGGCATGCTCAAAGGCAACAGTTACTACAATCCGGTACTCAATCCCGAGCGATCCCTGCAGCGCCGCAACACGGTGCTCAAACAGATGCTCAAGCGCGGGAAACTGACCGCGACACAACTCGACTCGCTCAGCAAGCAACCCTTGCGGATCGATTTCGAACGACAGACCGAGCCCCCGGGCCCGGCACCGCATTTCGCCAGGCAACTGCGCAAGTGGCTGATTGCCTGGGCCGACCGCAACGACTACAGCATTTACGGCGACGGGCTGGTGGTGCGCACCAGCATCGATTCCCGGCTGCAGGCAGCGGCCAGTCAGGCCGTGACCCGCCAGGGCAACAGCCTGCAGAACATCGCCAACGCGGCATGGGGGAAGCGCTCGGCGTGGAGCACCGACTCCAGCCTGGTCCAGACCTTCATCCGCGAATCGCCGGAGTACGCCACCGCCATGGCCAAAGGGCGGACGCCCGCCCAAGCCATGCAGGAACTACAGGCCGACAAGGACTTCATGCGGGCACTGCAGCGGCAAAAGACGCGGATACAGATCGGTTTCCTGGCCATCGATCCGCGCAACGGCCAGGTCAAGGCCTGGGTCGGCAGCCGCGACTTCGAGGAGGAGGCTTTCGACCATGTACAACAGGCGCGTCGCCAGCCCGGCTCGACCTTCAAGCCCTTTGTTTACGGCGAAGCGTACCGCCAGGGCGCCAGCCCGAACGACCGATTGATCGATCAGGCGGTGGAAATAGACGTCGGCGGCGGCGAGGTCTGGCGGCCCGCGGATGGCACGCCGCCAAGCGGCGAAGCCATGACCCTGAGCGATGGGCTCGCCTACTCGAAGAACACCATCACCGCGCAACTCATCCAGCAAGTCGGCCCTGCCAAGGTGGCCAGACTCGCCCGCCAGATGGGAGTGCGCCAGAGCAAGCTCGAAGCCGTGCCTTCGCTTGCCCTCGGCACCAGCCCGGTCACCCTCAAGGAAATGGTTGCCGCCTACGGGACGATCGCGAATGGGGGGGGCTACCTCGAGCCGCTGCTGGTCAGCCGCATCGAAGACCGTGACGGCCGGGTCATCGAAGAATTCAGCCCGCAGGAACCCGAGCTTGCGCTCGGGCGTGACGTCGCCTACACCCTGCTCGACAACCTGCGCGGCGTCATCAACCGTGGCACGGGCAGGGATATCCGCAGCCGCCATGGCATCCGCGCCGACGTCGCCGGCAAGACCGGTACGACGCAGGACAACGCGGACGGCTGGTTCATCCTGATGCACCGGCAGTTGGTCGCCGGGGCATGGGTCGGTTTCAACGACAATCGCATCACGCTGCGCAGCGACTACTGGGGTCAGGGGGCGCACAGTGCGCTGCCGGTGGTCGGCGATTTTTTCCGGAATGCCTTGCGCGCTCGCCTCATCGATCCTCGCGCGCGCTTCGTGGCTCCTGAAGATACCGGTCTTTGGACGCGTGTCAGCGCCTGGTTCCGCAGCCTGCTGTCGCCAGATCCCGTCGCCGAACCCAAACCACCACCGACTGTCAAACCCGCCCGCAAACAACTGCCTCGCGAAGAACCGGCCACCCCCGCGCCGGTCGTATCGCCCCCTCAAACGCAGGGCGATCCGCTGCAGGAGAAGATCGACCAGATCCTGAAAGAGAGCAACGAAGCCGAACGGCTGCCAACGGATCCATCACCAGCGGCGCAGGCAGAGGACTCCCGGTGA
- a CDS encoding AAA family ATPase, with the protein MTASTAIREHAERQFSEELSELKKHDTRARPQNWELSPWAVITYLMGGKLDSGFTISAKYIGNQRLMEIAVATLATDRALLLYGVPGTAKSWVSEHLAAAISGDSTLLIQGTAGTSEEQLRYGWNYAQLLAHGPSEQALVSSPLMNAMQTGKIARVEELTRIPADVQDTLITILSEKSLPIPELNSEVQARHGFNVIATANNRDKGGNELSSALKRRFNTVVLPVPASEDEEVSIVVKRVAEMGRALQLPTEPPALKEVRRLVQIFRELRSGRTADERTQVKSPTSTLSTAEAISVINSGMALAGHFGDGVMRPHDLASGLIGAVVKDPIQDNIVWNEYLETVVKERADWKDLYRACRDQQT; encoded by the coding sequence ATGACCGCATCCACTGCCATCCGCGAACATGCCGAGAGACAATTTTCCGAAGAACTGTCGGAACTGAAGAAACACGACACGCGAGCCCGCCCGCAAAACTGGGAGCTGTCGCCGTGGGCCGTCATCACCTACCTGATGGGTGGCAAGCTCGACAGCGGTTTCACGATCAGCGCCAAATACATTGGCAATCAGCGCCTGATGGAAATTGCCGTGGCAACGTTGGCAACCGACCGGGCCTTGTTGCTTTACGGTGTGCCCGGCACCGCCAAGTCGTGGGTATCGGAACACCTGGCCGCGGCCATCAGCGGCGATTCGACGCTGCTCATCCAGGGCACGGCGGGCACCAGTGAAGAACAATTGCGTTACGGCTGGAATTACGCGCAGTTGCTGGCGCACGGACCTTCTGAACAAGCCCTGGTTTCCAGTCCTCTGATGAATGCCATGCAAACCGGCAAGATCGCCCGTGTCGAAGAACTCACCCGCATCCCCGCGGATGTGCAGGATACGCTGATCACCATCCTGTCGGAGAAATCCCTGCCCATCCCCGAACTCAACAGCGAGGTTCAGGCAAGGCATGGCTTCAACGTCATCGCCACCGCCAACAACCGCGACAAGGGGGGCAACGAGCTGTCTTCGGCGCTCAAGCGGCGTTTCAATACGGTGGTGCTGCCGGTGCCCGCCAGTGAAGACGAAGAAGTCTCGATCGTCGTCAAACGGGTAGCCGAAATGGGCCGTGCCCTGCAACTGCCGACAGAGCCGCCGGCGCTCAAGGAAGTCCGGCGCCTGGTGCAGATATTTCGGGAACTGCGCAGTGGCCGGACCGCCGATGAAAGAACGCAGGTCAAGTCGCCCACCTCGACGCTATCGACCGCCGAGGCCATCTCGGTCATCAACAGCGGTATGGCGCTGGCCGGCCATTTCGGCGATGGCGTCATGCGCCCGCATGACCTCGCCTCCGGCCTGATCGGTGCAGTGGTGAAGGATCCGATCCAGGACAATATCGTATGGAACGAGTATCTGGAAACGGTGGTGAAAGAACGCGCCGACTGGAAGGATCTGTACCGAGCCTGCCGCGACCAGCAAACCTGA